Part of the Planctomycetia bacterium genome is shown below.
CGGCGGGCCTACTCGACCAATAAGCGCCGTCGATTTGCGCTTCGATGATTTCCGGCGGGCAATGCTCTATTTCGATGTCCCGGCCCGCCCTACGCGGAATTAAGCGCCGCGAGAATCCGGTCGCCCATTTCGCTCGTGGTGAGGCGGCCGCCGAGGTCGGGCGTGCGTTCGCCTTCTGCCAGGCATTGTTCGACGGCGCGGCGGATGCGCGCCGCGGCGCTGGGTTCCTGGAGCCAGTCGAGCATCATGGCGGCGCTTAACATTGCAGCCGTGGGGTTGGCGATGCCTTTGCCGGCGATATCCGGCGCGGACCCGTGGACCGGCTCGAACATTGAGGGGAACGTGCGCTCTGGATTGAGATTGGCGCTTGGCGCGAGTCCCAAGCCGCCGCCGAGGACGCCGCCCAGATCGGTCAGTAGATCGCCGAACAGGTTGGAAGCGACGACGACATCGAACGCCTCCGGCCAGCGGACGAAATTCATCACTGCTGCGTCGGCGTGTTGCTTGTCGGTGACGACGTCGATGTATTGCGGCGTAATCTCGTCGAGGATTTCATCCCACAATACGTAGCTATAGCGCATGGCGTTCGACTTGGTGATCATCGTCAGCTTGCGCCGCCGTGTTCGCGCGAGCTGAAAGCCGAAGTGCAGGATGCGCTCAATGCCGCGCCGCGTGTGAATGGCCGTTTGCAGCGCGAATTCTTCCGGCTGGCCGATCTTGAACCGTCCGCCGTTGTTGACGTATTCCCCTTCGGAGTTCTCGCGCACGACGATCAGGTCGATGTCGCCGCTCTTTTTGGAGGCCAGCACGCTTTTCAACCCGGGAAACAACTTTGCGGGGCGCACGCAGGCGTATTGATCGAAGCGCTGGCGGAGTTCCACGAGCGGCGCGAGCGTCACATGATCCGGTAGCTCGGCTGGCCAGCCCACCGCGCCCAGCAAGATCGCATCCTGTCCGCGGAGTTGATCGAGGAAATCCGCCGGCGCGACGCGGCCGTGCTTGCGGTGGTAGTTCACGCCCCAGGGAAGCCAGGTGTATTCGAGCTTCAGGCCAGGTTCGAACGACTGGACTTGGTCAAGTACGCGGATCGCCTGATCGATCACTTCCTGGCCAATGCCGTCGCCGGGGTAGACGGCGATGCGATGACGACGAGGCGCGGGGGGCATGTTTTTGCTCGTTTCGATGACAGACGTTTTGAGCGAGTCGACCACAGTCTCCTTTCGCTCCGCGAAAGGCCGGACCTTTCGCGGAGCGAAAGGAGACTGTGGGGTCGCATGCTACGTTTGATACTTCGCCAGCACGTCGGCGCCAGCACAGACTTTTTGGCCGAGTTGGGCGATAATTTCCAAGCCCTCCGTGGCCGGCAAGTATAGTTCCGTGCGCGAGCCGAGTTTGATCATGCCGAACTTGTGTCCACGCGTGACGGATTCACCCGGGCGGAGTTCGCAGACTATGCGTCGCGCGAATTGGCCGGCGATCTGCCGCACGGCGAAGCGGCGATACGGCGGCTTTTCTTCTTCCATGCCGATCCACATCGCTTCGTTTTCGACCGCGCTCGCCGGATTGAGTGCACTGATGAACTGCCCGGGAAAATAACGTAGCGCCGTGACGCGGGCCGCAGCCGGTGCGCGATTGACGTGGACGTTGAAGATCGACAGGAACAGGCCGATGCGCACCGTCGGGCCGTCGATGTAGCCGTCGTATTCCAGCCGTGTGATGTCGACCACCTTGCCGTCGGCGGGCGAGACGAACAGGCTCGGCTCCTGGGGAATCGCTCGTTCCGGGTCGCGGAAGAACCAGACGATGAGTCCGCAAATCACGCAGGTGACGGGCGCGATCAAGTAAAACGGAACATAGGTCCGGCGAAAGGTGCTGGCGGCGATAATGGTCACGAGCGCCAGGGGGTACGCCATCAATTGCAACTCGCAGAGGCCCCAGCGCGCGAACGGGACCCGCTCCCGCCACTGAAATGGATCGTCCGAGACCGGCCAGGACGCGGTGCATTGATTGCGGAAGTACTTCAAATCGCGCGGGTCGAGCACCTCGTGCGGACAGCCGGTTGGGTCGCCGTGGCGGAGCTTGGCCATCCGCACGACGTACGCCTTGCGAAACGTCTTCAGGTACCAGCGGCGGACGCGGCCCCAGGCCAACTCGATCTGATAGCAAACGCCGCCGCCGGGCTGCACGCTCGGAATGTTGACAGGCAGCGGTTCCAACTCGGCGCGCTGAGACGAATTCGTGTGGTTCATCACGATAAGCGTACTATCTGGACAGGGCAGCGCGGAGTGGGAGTGTTCGGCGTTGATTCCATAGTAGCGAGCGTAAAACCCAGGGAAGGCCCCAATAGTCGTGGGCGATGGCAAAGTTCTGGGTGGCCTTCCCTGGGCTTGGCGGAGAAAGTCGTCGTTATTTGAACTTCGTCCCCGCTCCGGGGCGGACGGCGTCGCGCAGGACGCCGCCCGGATGGCGTGCCAGGCTGTCCGTGAACACTCGAATATCGCCCACTACCGGGCGGAGGTCCTTGGTGAGCTGGTTGATGTTCAGGACTGTGTTGTTCAGGTTGTAGTACAGGTCCGGGTTGTTGAGCAGTTGCGCGACGGTGCCTTCGGAATCGTTCAGGCGATCGGTGAACCGGCCGACGCCATCCAGGGCGTAGTTGAGCGTGGTCAGCGTGGTGTCGAATTTTGCGGCGATCTCTTCGCTGCGCTCGGCGAGCGGGGCGGTGATGCTCTCGACGTTCTTCAAAGTTCGATTCGCCGAACCGATGGCCACTTGCATCTCGTCGATCGTGGCGTGGGCGTCGGCCAGCAGCTTGGGTAAATCGGCCGCGGCCTGCTTGATGTTCGCGCGAAGTTCCGGGTCACCGGTGATTTCGTTGATGTTGTCCATCGACTTGTTCAGGTTGTCGAGCGTGCGCTCCGCCTTGTCGACGATCCGCGAAAGTTGATCATCCTCCGACGCCAGCACGCGATTGAGTCGCTGCGCCAGGCGGCTGATTTCCTGCCCGGCGAGCTCGACGCTCATCAAAGTGCGATTCACCGGGTCTTCGATCTCGCTGAGAATCGACGTGGGATCGACTTTGTCTTCGCCGACCAGCAAATCGCCCGGCTGAATCTCGTCCGCCGGCAGGCCCAGATCCTCGCGTTTGACGAACGAGATTGCCGCGTCGCCGCCGATCAGCGAGCTACCGATGCGGGGCACCTCGTTTTTCATCAGCTTGCGGTCCGCGTCAATTTCGGCCGTGACTAGTGCGCCGGCGTCTTCCTTCAGCTCCACATTGGTTACGCGGCCGATGGTGATCCCACTTTTCTTGATCGGCGTATCGCGCACGACGCCGCTGCCGTCCTGAAAGGTGATGAAGACGGTGTAGCGGCGATGAAAAAACGACGGCAGCTCGCCAAACAGCAGCACGAGAATCCCCGTGATGCTGAAGGTGGCCAGCACCATCACGCCGACCCGAAACTGCATCGTGCGTTCGTCCATGGCGGGAGCAGCTAGTGAAAGTAGGTGAGGTAACAAAGTAGGTCAGGCACCGCTGTCGATGTCAAAGTCACCGCGCCGAAATCACGTCGCAGCTACACCCAAAATGCTGCGCAGGTTTGTGCCTGACAGCATCGACGTCGCTCCTGTCAGGCACAAGCGGGTCAGCGACTCGGGGCATGAAGATGGTTTGATTCGATTCATGCCGTTTGCTTTCGACTGCGGCACCTGACCTACGTGATGGCGGCGCCTGAACTACGGGATCTATTTGCTTCTCTCTAATTCTTGTAGGCGTTCACCCGCTTCGCCGCGGACGAATTGCGTTACGCGCGGGTCCGGGTGATCGTCGAGTTCTTCCGGGGCGCCGTCGAAGATGATTTGCGGTTCGCCGCGTTCCAGCCGGGACAGCGGATAGAACATCACGATGCGGTCGGCCACCTTGCGGGCGGAGTGCATGTCGTGAGTGACCACGATGCCGGTCACGCCCGTGCGCTTGCGCGTGCGGAGGATTAACTCGTTGATGACGTCGCTCATGATCGGGTCGAGGCCCGTGGTCGGCTCATCGTAGAGGACTACCTCGGGATTCATCGCCAACGCCCGGGCCAGGCCGACGCGTTTGCGCATGCCGCCGGAGAGTTCCGCCGGCTTCTTGCTCAGCACGTTTTCGGCGAGTCCGACCTCGAGCAAGCGTTCGCGGACGATGTCGTCGATCTCGCCGGCCTTCACGTCGTCGTTCTGGCGCAATGGGAACGCGATATTCTGGGCGATGGTCAAGCTGTCAAACAGCGCCGCCATCTGGAAAACGTAGCCGAACCGCAGACGTTGTGCGGTGAGTTGCTTGTCATTCAGCTTGGTCAAGTCGCGGCCGTCGAAGATCACTTCGCCGCTTGTGGGACGCACGAGGCCGATCATCGTCTTCAAAAACACCGTCTTCCCGCACCCGCTCTCGCCGATGATCGCCACCGTCTGCCCGCGGGGGATCTCCAGGTCGATCTCGCGCAGCACCGCATTGCCGTCAAACACGACGGACACGTCACGCGCCGTAATCAGCGGCTCGCCGGAGTCGGTCGGCGTTGGACGGCGGGTTTTGGGCACTTCGGATTTTCCTAATGGATCTCACTAGCCCGACGCGCAAGCGAGGGGGAGTTGACGTTGGCCGTGAGAACACGTCGTACTCAAATCGACGTCCGCTCCCCCTCGCTTGCGCGTCGGGCTAGTAAATTCGCTTTCTCGTGCATCAAATAATCCTTGGCCCTTCTGGCCAGAGGTAGAAGTAGAACGCGTCGAGCAGGATGCCGAGCAGGAGGTCGATGATGAGGATGACGACGAACGAGGCGACGAAAGAATTGGTGGCGGCGCGGCCGACGCCTTCGGCGCCGGGATCGCAATGGAAGCCGCGATGACAGCTGATGACGGAGATCGCGGCGCCGAAGAACAGGCTCTTGAAGACGCCGCTGAATAAGTCGAACAGACTCACGAACCGCTGGGAGTGGTCCCAGTAGTGGTGTGAATCGATGTGCAGAATCACCACGCTGTAAAACCAGCCGCCGGCCACGCCCATGAAGTCGGCCATGATGGTCAGCGTCGGAATCAAGAACAGGCAGCTCAGGAAGCGCGGGACCACCAGATAATGAATGGGGTTCGCCCCCATGCTAGCGAGGGCGTCGATCTGCTCGGTGACTTTCATCGTGCCCAATTCGGCGGCCATCGCGCTGCCGACGCGTCCGGCCAGCATGGTGGCGGCCAACACCGGCCCCAACTCGCGCACCAGCGACATATTGATCACCGCGCCAAGCCGCGTCTCCAAGCTGAGCACGCGGAACTGGGCATAACTCTGCACGGCGAGCACCATACCGATGAACGTTCCCGTCAAGGCGACGACCGGCAAGCTGAGGACGCCGATCTGATAAAAATTCGGGATCAGCGTCTCGCGCCGCGGCAGCCGGGTGAACAGCCAGGACAAGGTGCTGAAACCAAACAGTGCCAGCCCGCCGAGGGCGACCATCCAACCGTTGAACTGCCGCCACATATCGAGCGCCGCCCGCCCCACACCGGAAAACAAGGCGCGCACCAGCCCGTTCCGCGGCGCGGCAACAGTGGGGAGCCTTCCGGTGGCCATGGTTTGCGCCTCCGCTCAAAGAGCGCGCCGCCCGTCGGCGCGCAATGGGGCGCATAGACTATCGTCCGGCAAGAATTTAGGCGTGAGCAAAGTCTGCGGGTTGGGTGGATTTTAAGGTTGCAGGGCACGAATACGACTCGGGCAAGCTCGCCAATCTCCCCATCCTGGCTGGCTTCGCGCAAACTAAGTGCATTGCCAATGCAGGCCGCTCACTTTGCAACTGTCGCACCAGAATACGTAGGCAATTCCCCCACTGCCCCAAAGGAGCTCTCCGCCCTCGGCGGTCGGCAATAGGGAGTCGAGCTGCATCAAGAACCCCATCTTCGTACCGCAAGACAAACAGTTAAGGTACTGTGCATCCTGAATCCATGTTGGATATCCGCCAACGCGATTGAGATTCTGTCGGCTATTTGAGTTCCCCCAATCCTGCCACCGCCAACGTTCGCCCGAATCAACGAACGCAACTTCGCAAGGAAGAATATCGCCTGCCGGGAATTCGGGCTCGCCTGGTTCGACAGTGAGGCAAGTTGGTTTACCGTCACTTTCGTGCCGGTAGTACATTCTTTCCTTTACCCAACCCAAGCACCGCAGGCAACACTCAATCGTCAGACGGTTGAGTTCCGACACCCAGGGAAACCCCTCCGTGCAATTGGCGCTGATCAGGATGTTGGTGTGCCGTCCGCAACTGCCGCAGACGGCGTTTCCAATGCCTCCAATTCTGGCGCGCGATACAGCCGTGCTTGACGCGGTCCACGTCGGATGTTGCATGAGCCACGAAGGTCGGTCCGCGCGGAAATAGTCGTGCGGAAACGCTATGTGCAGTGGTTTGGGCAAATAAAGCGGCCTAACGCTCCCGTTCACTGATTCAAAGCCCACAGCATGCAAATAGTAGGCAAGCGTTAGCGGCTCCAGACCACCAGACGCCGTGTATGTTTCGCCTAAATCGATCTGTTTGGTTCGGTCTATCGCAGCGGCAAACGCGCTTTCGCTTCTGATTTGTAGGAGACAATCCCACGCCTTCTTTCTGATTCCCTGCGGCGCGCCCGTAGCATCGATTTGATCACATAGCCACTCAACCGCCGCGTCGTCGGCCTCCCTCCAGGGCCAATTTTTGTAGAAGCTACCTTGGTTCGGTGCGCGGTGAAAAATTGCGGGCAGATGTGGATGCAGCGAATTGACGCACTGCAGCGATGCATGGCAGATTACCGAATCGGCCGAGGGCCAGTTCTGCTGCTTGTTCAATAGTTCGATCGCTTGACCGCTAAGTTCGGGCCAACGGTCGTTGGGAATGTAGCTCAATACATCCTCAATGAATGTATGGCCGTCCTGCACGCAGGCCAGCAATTCGCGTGCTATTGCATACGCAGCGTCGGGAGACTCGTAGGCCATCGCGAGTCCGCGTTCCTGAGCATCGCATTTCCATTTCTTTTTCCCGAATTCGCGAACAAGTTGCGTAATTTCGTCCATGTGATATCCTCGCTCCGGAAAAACGGGGCACGTCGAAACGCGTAGATCTGCTCGCACTTAACATTACCCAAACAGCTCCATCACCGGCTCCCCCAGCCCATCCTTCGTCACATAAAACGGCCGGCGTTCGATTTCGTAGCCGTGGTTGGCGGGAATGCCGAGGGCGCGGTAGATCGTGGCGTGGAGGGCTTCGATCTGGATCGGGTTTTCGATCGTCTTGCAGGGGCGTTCGTCGGCGGTCTTGCCGTAGAGGAAGCCCTTTTTCATGCCGCCGCCGAACATCAGCACGCAGCCGGCGTCGGTGAAGTGGCGGTGCATGCCGTAGTATTTCAGCTCGTTGACCACGTCCGGCACTTCGACCTGATCCTTGACCTGATTGCCTGGCTTGCCTTCCATCATCATGTCGCGGCTGAATTCGCTGGCCAACACGACCAGCGTGCGATCGAGCAGCCCGCGGGCTTCGAGGTCGAGAATCAATTGCGCGATCGGCGCGTCGATCTCGGGCTTCAATTCCGAGAGCCGTGTGTGGCCGTTGTCGTGCGTGTCCCAATGTTTAAAGGGGATGTATTCGGTGGTGACTTCGATAAACCGCGCGCCGACTTCGACCAATCGCCGCGCGAGCAAGCAGCCGAGCCCGAAGCGGCCGGTGTTGTATTTGTCGTAGCTTTCCTTCGGCTCCTCGCTTAGGTCGAACGCCTTCGCCGCCGGCGAGCTAAGCAACCGGTAGGCGTTTTCGACGCTCCGCTCCAGCGACTCGCGTTGATAGTCGCTGCCATGTTGCGCTACCGGGCTCTGCGCGATGAGCTTGCGATACGACTCGTACCGGGCGTTGAAGCGTTCGGCGCTCATGCCGCCGGGCGGGCGAATCGCGTTCACGGCCTGGTCCGGATACGGCAGCAAGAAGGGGCCGTACTCGGTGCCGAGGAAGCCGGCCTGGTGAAAGGCCTTGAGTTCCTCCCCTTCCCCGACGTCGAACCTTTGCCCGATATCGATGAAGGCCGGCACCACAGGATCGCGCGGGCCGAGCGTCTTCGAGATCCACGCCCCGATGTGCGGCGCGGCCACGGTTTGCGGCGGGGCGTAACCGGTGTGCCAGTGATATTGATGACGCGAGTGGAGAATGAAGCCCAAGTCGCCGGCGCGGTAGGAGCGGATCAACGTCCCGCGATCCATCACCGCGGCCGTCTTCTCCAGTCCGGCCGAAAACTTGATGTTGTCCACCGCGGTGTCGATCGTAGGAAACGTGCTGAGAATGCGATTCGACTCGACGCCCGGCTCGAACGGCGTGTACCGCTTGGGGTCAAACGTCTCGGTAGCGGCCATCCCGCCCCCCATCCACAACACGATCACCGCATCCGCCGTGGCGGGCAGCAGCACATCGGAAGTCAACTCCGCGTGCAGCCCGCGCGGCGAACCGGCCGCCAACGCGGACAAAGTGGCCGCGGAAGCAGTCTTGAGAAAGTCACGGCGAGAGGGGGAGGAGGACATCGAATCGCCTCGGATGTTGGAACCGCGAAATGCGCCAAATCACGCGAAAAGGGGACGAAAAGACTGTTTAGCGAAATGTGCTCTTGATTGATACATGCCGGCTCAATTCATTGGGAATCAGACTTCTTGGTGAGCACGAGCCGTTCGTATTCTAGTTTTGGTTGGTGGCCGAAATTGACGAGTATGGCGAGTTGGAGATTCGTTGCTCGCAAATAGTTGATCGCTTGTGCTCGATGTTCGTTTGCTAAGCCAGTGACCGCCTTCAACTCGACGATTATTTGTTCGTAGCACAGGAAATCGGGAAAATACGTTTGGTTTAGAAGGCGGCCAGGATAGGACAATCGCAACTCGGGCGTGGGAACAAACGGAATTCTTCGATTCGCGAATTCAATCCCCAAACATTCCTGATAAACGGCCTCCAAAAAGCCGCTTCCCATGCCTTTGTAAACGTCAAAACAAGCGCCAACAATCTCAAAGCATTCCTGCTTGAAAATCAACTCGCTATTGCCTTCAGCCATTTCCCCAACTCCTTTTTCGCGCCTTTTCGCGAGTTTAGCGGTTCCAAGTTCTCTCAGTATACCAACTGAAACTCCGGCGACATGATGATGGACCAGAGTAGATCCTGGATGCCTTCCGCCGTGGCTTCTGAGCCGAGGAGTGATTCCGCGTCGTCTTGTTCTTCCGGGCGTGGGCTGCGGCCGAGGGCTTCTCGGTAGATGCGTTGCACCAGTTCGTCGCGGTCTACGCCTTGCGCTTGCCAGTAGGCGCCCCCTTTCGCGAGTTGATCCGCCAGGGTTTGGCCGTTGGTCAATTCCAGCGCTTCGAGCGTGGTCGCCGTTTGCGGGCGGGACGTCACGACTTGTTCTCGATTGGGACGGCCCATCGCGTTCGTCAATGGGTTGGACGTTTTCAACGCGGCGCGCACGCCGATGTCCTTTACGGCCG
Proteins encoded:
- a CDS encoding isocitrate/isopropylmalate family dehydrogenase, which produces MPPAPRRHRIAVYPGDGIGQEVIDQAIRVLDQVQSFEPGLKLEYTWLPWGVNYHRKHGRVAPADFLDQLRGQDAILLGAVGWPAELPDHVTLAPLVELRQRFDQYACVRPAKLFPGLKSVLASKKSGDIDLIVVRENSEGEYVNNGGRFKIGQPEEFALQTAIHTRRGIERILHFGFQLARTRRRKLTMITKSNAMRYSYVLWDEILDEITPQYIDVVTDKQHADAAVMNFVRWPEAFDVVVASNLFGDLLTDLGGVLGGGLGLAPSANLNPERTFPSMFEPVHGSAPDIAGKGIANPTAAMLSAAMMLDWLQEPSAAARIRRAVEQCLAEGERTPDLGGRLTTSEMGDRILAALNSA
- a CDS encoding phosphatidylserine decarboxylase, with protein sequence MNHTNSSQRAELEPLPVNIPSVQPGGGVCYQIELAWGRVRRWYLKTFRKAYVVRMAKLRHGDPTGCPHEVLDPRDLKYFRNQCTASWPVSDDPFQWRERVPFARWGLCELQLMAYPLALVTIIAASTFRRTYVPFYLIAPVTCVICGLIVWFFRDPERAIPQEPSLFVSPADGKVVDITRLEYDGYIDGPTVRIGLFLSIFNVHVNRAPAAARVTALRYFPGQFISALNPASAVENEAMWIGMEEEKPPYRRFAVRQIAGQFARRIVCELRPGESVTRGHKFGMIKLGSRTELYLPATEGLEIIAQLGQKVCAGADVLAKYQT
- a CDS encoding MlaD family protein, whose protein sequence is MDERTMQFRVGVMVLATFSITGILVLLFGELPSFFHRRYTVFITFQDGSGVVRDTPIKKSGITIGRVTNVELKEDAGALVTAEIDADRKLMKNEVPRIGSSLIGGDAAISFVKREDLGLPADEIQPGDLLVGEDKVDPTSILSEIEDPVNRTLMSVELAGQEISRLAQRLNRVLASEDDQLSRIVDKAERTLDNLNKSMDNINEITGDPELRANIKQAAADLPKLLADAHATIDEMQVAIGSANRTLKNVESITAPLAERSEEIAAKFDTTLTTLNYALDGVGRFTDRLNDSEGTVAQLLNNPDLYYNLNNTVLNINQLTKDLRPVVGDIRVFTDSLARHPGGVLRDAVRPGAGTKFK
- a CDS encoding ABC transporter ATP-binding protein, whose translation is MPKTRRPTPTDSGEPLITARDVSVVFDGNAVLREIDLEIPRGQTVAIIGESGCGKTVFLKTMIGLVRPTSGEVIFDGRDLTKLNDKQLTAQRLRFGYVFQMAALFDSLTIAQNIAFPLRQNDDVKAGEIDDIVRERLLEVGLAENVLSKKPAELSGGMRKRVGLARALAMNPEVVLYDEPTTGLDPIMSDVINELILRTRKRTGVTGIVVTHDMHSARKVADRIVMFYPLSRLERGEPQIIFDGAPEELDDHPDPRVTQFVRGEAGERLQELERSK
- a CDS encoding ABC transporter permease — translated: MVALGGLALFGFSTLSWLFTRLPRRETLIPNFYQIGVLSLPVVALTGTFIGMVLAVQSYAQFRVLSLETRLGAVINMSLVRELGPVLAATMLAGRVGSAMAAELGTMKVTEQIDALASMGANPIHYLVVPRFLSCLFLIPTLTIMADFMGVAGGWFYSVVILHIDSHHYWDHSQRFVSLFDLFSGVFKSLFFGAAISVISCHRGFHCDPGAEGVGRAATNSFVASFVVILIIDLLLGILLDAFYFYLWPEGPRII
- a CDS encoding DUF1501 domain-containing protein, which gives rise to MSSSPSRRDFLKTASAATLSALAAGSPRGLHAELTSDVLLPATADAVIVLWMGGGMAATETFDPKRYTPFEPGVESNRILSTFPTIDTAVDNIKFSAGLEKTAAVMDRGTLIRSYRAGDLGFILHSRHQYHWHTGYAPPQTVAAPHIGAWISKTLGPRDPVVPAFIDIGQRFDVGEGEELKAFHQAGFLGTEYGPFLLPYPDQAVNAIRPPGGMSAERFNARYESYRKLIAQSPVAQHGSDYQRESLERSVENAYRLLSSPAAKAFDLSEEPKESYDKYNTGRFGLGCLLARRLVEVGARFIEVTTEYIPFKHWDTHDNGHTRLSELKPEIDAPIAQLILDLEARGLLDRTLVVLASEFSRDMMMEGKPGNQVKDQVEVPDVVNELKYYGMHRHFTDAGCVLMFGGGMKKGFLYGKTADERPCKTIENPIQIEALHATIYRALGIPANHGYEIERRPFYVTKDGLGEPVMELFG
- a CDS encoding GxxExxY protein, producing the protein MAEGNSELIFKQECFEIVGACFDVYKGMGSGFLEAVYQECLGIEFANRRIPFVPTPELRLSYPGRLLNQTYFPDFLCYEQIIVELKAVTGLANEHRAQAINYLRATNLQLAILVNFGHQPKLEYERLVLTKKSDSQ